In a single window of the Bacteroidales bacterium genome:
- a CDS encoding lamin tail domain-containing protein, whose translation MIFENVRYVFLVICSCFLNLYTTGQVRGGCDPVLPPFSIIVTEIMADPSPAQKLPDAEYVEILNRSSVPVNLKGINLVIGTHQCILPDSLLSPGSYAVICDRETVPFFIKYGPVIAVSNFPAILNTGQAVSLISPAGTVIHSITFSPKWYKPGTEQGGYSLEIMDPQNFCGNGENWTSSTDTRGGTPGKVNSVMRSNPDTKPPYLVRCTLPSDTSLLLYFNEALFPCNNSEPGLFSVNNGFFDPVEVRLIPPDNKMICLSYTNSFSPGVTYSITVAGGLTDCAGNISEKPGYTSFGIPSVPGMSDVVFNEILFDVPEDGTEFIEIYNRSEKTIDLKSLKISLSDYLTGNPEKTISLNGNPFLLMPASYAVFTKDAATLLCGHPHSSLTNVIEITNLFRLPDTEGALVLTDSTGNIIDELRYSERFHHALINDNEDYSIERVNPDLPSDDPGNWMTASTLSGYATPGYENSMLSNPGNKWELTCSSDYISPDNDGIDDLITIHLESDHPGIIGSLAVYTLAGEMVCPIKKRSLSGTDEYFEWDGQNGKGTITGAGLYLLYGEFIDDKGDSKIFKKVISVVRK comes from the coding sequence ATGATTTTTGAAAATGTAAGGTACGTTTTTTTAGTAATCTGTTCCTGTTTCTTAAATTTATATACTACCGGCCAGGTTCGGGGAGGTTGTGATCCGGTTTTACCGCCTTTTTCAATAATTGTTACTGAAATTATGGCGGACCCTTCCCCTGCTCAGAAACTCCCGGATGCCGAGTACGTCGAAATCCTTAACCGAAGCTCCGTGCCTGTGAACCTGAAAGGAATAAACCTGGTCATAGGAACTCATCAGTGTATCCTTCCTGATTCTCTGCTATCACCGGGTTCATATGCCGTCATTTGTGACAGGGAAACAGTCCCGTTTTTTATCAAATATGGCCCTGTAATTGCTGTTTCAAATTTTCCGGCCATTCTTAATACCGGTCAGGCTGTTTCTCTTATATCTCCTGCCGGAACAGTGATTCATAGCATAACCTTTTCACCAAAATGGTATAAACCGGGCACAGAACAGGGAGGCTATTCTCTTGAAATAATGGATCCTCAGAATTTCTGCGGTAACGGAGAAAACTGGACTTCTTCAACGGATACCCGCGGCGGAACCCCGGGTAAAGTAAATTCGGTTATGAGAAGTAATCCCGATACAAAACCGCCATACCTCGTACGTTGTACCCTTCCGTCCGATACTTCGCTATTGCTGTATTTCAATGAAGCTTTATTTCCATGTAATAATTCTGAACCGGGCCTGTTTTCAGTTAATAACGGTTTTTTTGATCCTGTTGAAGTAAGATTGATCCCTCCTGATAACAAAATGATCTGCCTGTCCTATACTAATTCCTTTTCACCCGGAGTTACGTATAGCATAACCGTCGCAGGCGGATTAACGGATTGTGCCGGTAATATTTCGGAGAAACCGGGATACACAAGTTTTGGAATTCCTTCTGTACCCGGCATGAGTGATGTGGTATTCAATGAAATATTATTTGATGTCCCTGAAGATGGCACTGAATTCATTGAAATCTATAACCGCTCGGAAAAAACCATTGACCTCAAAAGTCTTAAAATATCACTTTCCGATTACCTAACGGGAAATCCTGAAAAAACCATATCGCTGAATGGAAATCCCTTTCTTCTGATGCCTGCTTCTTATGCCGTCTTTACAAAAGATGCGGCTACGTTGCTTTGCGGACATCCGCATTCGTCATTAACCAATGTGATTGAAATAACCAATCTCTTCAGACTCCCCGATACAGAAGGTGCGCTGGTACTAACCGATTCAACAGGAAACATTATTGATGAACTCAGGTACAGTGAACGTTTTCACCATGCCCTGATCAATGATAACGAGGATTATTCAATTGAACGGGTTAATCCGGATCTTCCCTCCGATGACCCGGGTAACTGGATGACGGCTTCCACCCTATCAGGGTATGCCACCCCGGGATATGAAAATTCGATGCTTTCAAATCCCGGTAATAAATGGGAGCTGACGTGTTCATCCGATTATATATCGCCCGATAATGACGGCATTGATGACCTGATAACAATCCATCTTGAAAGTGATCATCCCGGTATCATTGGCTCCCTTGCCGTTTACACCCTGGCAGGTGAAATGGTATGCCCGATTAAAAAAAGATCATTATCCGGGACGGATGAGTACTTTGAATGGGACGGGCAAAACGGAAAAGGAACAATAACCGGGGCCGGACTTTACTTGCTTTATGGTGAATTTATTGACGATAAGGGGGATAGCAAAATTTTTAAGAAAGTTATTTCTGTTGTCAGAAAATAA
- a CDS encoding SiaB family protein kinase produces MNIATENQENSLLIYKGAFTVNLISILGNQIRLLPEIDFRIVQKLFRIFMELTQNVSYYSAEVVNVKSGVSCGSGWVTIQNFDDYLKITTGNRIKPEHGPRLIQYCNEINAFDSEQLRKLKREIRSQALERDTGAQIGLIQTSIVCGNKLEFKIFSEDAENDYFVISAITSKEPSEMPADD; encoded by the coding sequence ATGAATATAGCAACAGAGAATCAGGAAAATTCCCTTTTGATTTATAAAGGGGCGTTCACAGTTAACCTGATTTCAATACTGGGAAATCAAATCCGGCTACTTCCTGAAATCGACTTCAGAATAGTACAAAAGCTTTTCAGGATTTTCATGGAATTAACCCAGAATGTCTCCTATTACTCTGCCGAAGTGGTCAACGTTAAAAGCGGAGTATCCTGCGGCAGCGGATGGGTTACCATTCAAAACTTCGATGATTACCTGAAAATCACAACCGGCAACAGAATAAAGCCCGAACATGGCCCACGCCTCATACAATATTGCAATGAAATCAATGCCTTTGACAGTGAGCAACTCCGGAAACTGAAACGTGAAATCCGTTCCCAGGCATTGGAACGTGACACCGGTGCACAGATTGGACTTATTCAAACCAGCATTGTATGCGGGAATAAGCTTGAATTCAAAATTTTTTCAGAGGATGCTGAAAACGACTATTTTGTCATTTCAGCCATTACAAGCAAGGAGCCTTCGGAAATGCCGGCTGACGATTAA
- a CDS encoding succinate dehydrogenase/fumarate reductase iron-sulfur subunit encodes MDFTLKIWRQENSTAKGRFETYKVAEISPDCSFLEMLDILNQDLINKIEKPVCFDHDCREGICGACGLYINGRPHGPDSAVTTCQLHMRKFKDKDTIVIEPWRAKPFPIIKDLIVDRSALDKIIQAGGYISVNTGGVPDANTIPVPRQNYETAMDAASCIACGACVAACKNASAMLFVAAKVSQFAVLPQGQVEAKERAIRMVAKMDELGFGNCTNTGSCEAECPKSISLSHIARLNREYLHAKLT; translated from the coding sequence ATGGACTTCACGTTGAAAATTTGGAGACAGGAAAACAGCACTGCAAAAGGCAGGTTTGAAACATATAAGGTTGCGGAAATATCGCCTGACTGTTCATTCCTTGAGATGCTGGATATACTTAACCAGGATCTGATCAACAAAATTGAAAAACCTGTATGTTTTGATCATGATTGCAGGGAAGGTATATGCGGTGCTTGCGGACTTTATATAAACGGCAGGCCGCACGGGCCCGATTCAGCAGTCACAACCTGCCAGTTACATATGCGCAAGTTCAAAGATAAAGATACCATTGTAATTGAACCATGGAGGGCAAAGCCATTTCCAATTATAAAGGATCTCATTGTTGACCGTTCAGCGCTTGATAAAATTATCCAGGCCGGGGGCTATATTTCAGTGAACACAGGCGGAGTTCCGGATGCCAATACGATACCGGTTCCCCGTCAGAATTACGAAACGGCCATGGATGCTGCATCATGTATAGCCTGTGGCGCATGTGTGGCAGCCTGTAAGAATGCATCCGCAATGCTATTTGTTGCGGCCAAAGTTTCACAGTTTGCCGTATTACCCCAGGGACAGGTGGAAGCCAAGGAAAGGGCGATCAGGATGGTTGCAAAAATGGATGAGCTGGGTTTTGGTAATTGCACTAATACGGGATCATGCGAAGCCGAATGCCCCAAGAGCATATCACTTTCACATATTGCACGCCTGAACAGGGAGTATTTACATGCTAAACTGACTTAA